In Gossypium raimondii isolate GPD5lz chromosome 12, ASM2569854v1, whole genome shotgun sequence, a single window of DNA contains:
- the LOC105763775 gene encoding cation/H(+) antiporter 15 encodes MSHSQEFYTKGKYKIIYGMRNEFTICYNETKPIVNNYWQSVNPMMKTLPIFLLQLSVVIAIGRVFMIVLRPLRQPRFLSQLLAGVLLGPGALGISGRVANDLTPFEGSMFLETMANLGVTFYMFLVGLEMDLTPIQKMGKTALSVAISGMLLPLAAGVGLHSMALQRQTVRAPEMGAYFWSIALTLTSFPDLARMLSDLKLMYTDLGKTALTAAVVNDLSCWCLLVVAVSLINGEKELYVAIPVLVGMTIFWFSLRPLIRKILRYISATSKEATTSDKHIYFILSLVFLSGFVTELCGAHSIFGAFMFGLMIPGGELGTTIMDKVEEFVVGILLPPIFLITGTRTNIQYIFADYSVGLVIAVVLLASSAKIISALLVCLYLKCPVRDGLALGVLMNTKGVLALIILNEGRNMKVVIIFPLFLLSSKTVISLLIGSISLSLSIYIYKILFQGFDQQTFSWIVVAIAFMTAIIGPIVSYTHKSERHLKYMDRHLEKCKTEAPIRILACVHSTRNLSAMITLLEISNATRKSPVTVFAVHLVELAGRASAMLIFHDKDKTAETGHTCSREKAEAEQIVSAFESFEDNNHGATVKPLTAVSPYATMHEDVNHFALDKIANIILIPFHRRSDPVGGWTEENVQHKLVNQNLLATSPCSIGLLVDRGLSSFAESQKDTQQECRIAMLFVEGTDDREALAYAWRMAGTPSVTLSVIRFVPGKDGSEFMENSGDNEEEPDIFTAMFERETQKQLDDDYINQFRFKTMHDQSIAYVEIQVNSGDQIVSAISSEFYDFDLYVVGRGHGSTSQLTAGLSTWSEFPELGVMGETLISMNLETPASVLVVQQSHPVSSGSKKFTSNSTKDVFGNKGVPAFVNHRKSVDGF; translated from the exons ATGAGCCATAGCCAAGAATTCTATACCAAAGGAAAGTACAAGATAATCTATGGCATGAGAAACGAATTTACGATATGTTATAATGAAACCAAGCCTATTGTGAACAATTACTGGCAATCCGTGAACCCCATGATGAAAACGCTTCCCATCTTTTTGCTGCAACTAAGTGTGGTCATAGCCATTGGTCGTGTTTTTATGATCGTCCTCAGGCCTCTTCGCCAACCTCGCTTTCTTTCTCAGCTTctt GCGGGGGTTCTGCTAGGCCCGGGTGCGCTGGGAATATCGGGCAGGGTAGCTAATGATCTTACTCCTTTTGAAGGGAGCATGTTTCTGGAGACAATGGCCAACCTTGGGGTAACATTCTATATGTTCCTCGTGGGGCTGGAGATGGACTTGACCCCAATTCAAAAAATGGGAAAAACGGCCTTGAGCGTTGCCATTTCTGGTATGCTTTTGCCCCTGGCTGCAGGAGTGGGATTACATTCCATGGCGCTGCAACGACAAACCGTACGCGCACCAGAGATGGGGGCATACTTCTGGTCCATTGCCCTTACCCTAACAAGCTTTCCCGACTTAGCTCGAATGCTTTCAGACCTGAAGCTCATGTATACGGATCTTGGTAAAACTGCCTTGACAGCAGCCGTTGTCAATGATCTCTCATGTTGGTGTCTTCTGGTGGTAGCTGTAAGTTTAATCAATGGGGAAAAGGAGTTGTATGTGGCGATCCCAGTGTTGGTGGGCATGACAATCTTCTGGTTTTCGTTGCGTCCGTTAATCCGTAAGATACTGAGATATATATCAGCAACCAGCAAAGAAGCAACAACTTCGGATAAGCACATATATTTCATTCTATCATTGGTGTTCCTGTCTGGATTTGTGACAGAATTATGTGGGGCGCATTCCATTTTTGGAGCTTTTATGTTTGGACTGATGATACCCGGAGGAGAGCTAGGGACGACCATCATGGACAAAGTTGAAGAGTTCGTAGTGGGGATTCTGCTGCCCCCTATATTCTTGATTACCGGCACCAGAACCAATATCCAGTACATTTTTGCTGACTATTCTGTTGGACTGGTCATCGCAGTTGTACTTCTGGCTTCCTCTGCCAAGATTATAAGTGCTCTTCTTGTCTGCCTCTACTTGAAGTGCCCTGTGCGGGATGGCTTGGCCCTTGGTGTCCTCATGAACACCAAAGGTGTTCTTGCCCTCATTATTCTTAATGAAGGACGAAACATGAAGGTGGTTAtaatttttcctctttttcttttatcatctaAGACAGTCATTAGTTTACTTATAGGAtccatctctctctctctctctatatatatatataaaatattatttcaggGTTTTGACCAACAAACATTCTCTTGGATCGTGGTTGCCATAGCGTTTATGACCGCCATTATTGGCCCGATTGTGAGTTACACTCACAAGTCTGAAAGGCATTTAAAGTACATGGATAGGCACTTAGAGAAATGTAAAACAGAAGCACCAATTCGAATCCTTGCATGCGTTCATTCCACCAGAAATTTGTCGGCCATGATTACCCTCTTGGAGATTTCAAATGCTACAAGAAAATCCCCGGTTACAGTGTTTGCTGTTCATTTGGTTGAGCTGGCAGGGCGGGCTTCTGCAATGCTGATTTTCCATGATAAGGATAAGACGGCTGAAACGGGACACACTTGCAGCCGAGAAAAAGCTGAGGCGGAGCAAATAGTGAGTGCCTTCGAATCCTTTGAGGACAACAACCATGGGGCCACTGTTAAGCCACTAACAGCAGTGTCCCCTTACGCCACCATGCACGAGGATGTCAACCATTTCGCACTAGACAAGATCGCCAATATCATTCTGATCCCATTTCACAGGCGATCCGATCCAGTCGGTGGATGGACGGAAGAAAATGTTCAGCACAAGCTAGTGAACCAAAATTTGTTGGCCACTTCACCCTGTTCCATCGGTTTGCTTGTGGATCGTGGTCTATCGAGTTTCGCGGAATCACAAAAAGACACGCAGCAGGAATGTCGAATTGCCATGTTGTTCGTTGAGGGAACTGATGATCGTGAAGCATTAGCTTATGCGTGGAGAATGGCAGGCACTCCAAGCGTAACGCTTTCCGTAATCCGATTCGTACCAGGAAAAGATGGTTCGGAGTTTATGGAGAACTCAGGAGACAATGAGGAGGAGCCAGATATTTTCACAGCTATGTTTGAGAGAGAGACGCAGAAGCAGCTTGATGATGATTACATAAACCAGTTCAGGTTCAAGACAATGCATGATCAATCTATAGCTTACGTTGAAATACAGGTTAATAGTGGAGACCAGATTGTATCGGCCATAAGTAGTGAGTTCTACGATTTCGATTTATACGTAGTAGGAAGAGGACATGGTAGCACATCCCAATTGACAGCAGGGCTATCAACCTGGAGTGAATTCCCTGAACTGGGAGTTATGGGCGAGACATTAATTTCAATGAATTTGGAAACTCCAGCCTCAGTTTTGGTAGTGCAGCAATCTCATCCTGTATCATCTGGATCAAAGAAGTTCACCTCCAACTCCACCAAGGATGTTTTTGGAAATAAGGGGGTACCAGCTTTCGTGAATCACAGAAAGTCGGTTGATGGTTTTTGA